The window ATAGTGGAAATAGCATCTCGACACAAAAGCCCATTTGAGCCAGTGCGCGTCGCAAGCTAGCACGTTCTCGGCGCCATTCCCGTCCAAGCGTGCGGACGAGGGCAGCCGCGAACGCGCCAACTGAGGGCCCTTTTGTCCTGGTTGACGTCATAGATGTTACGCCACTTGAAAATGGAGACAAGGGAAGCCACTCTAGGACACAAACGCCATCTAGACATCCGGCGAGGAGCTGCCAATTCTCAGGCGCTAACACTTTGGTATCTTACATTGTTCTTCAGACACCGTCCTCTTGACGGACAGACGCTTCGCCGCCGAAGGGATCTTGTCCGGAGCCTCCGGGTCCATCTGCCGACAGAGATGGGACGTGAAGGGGGGGGACGgcagagggggcggggcttctcGCTCCGGGAACCAGACCTCCAGGTCGTTGTCGTCCGAGCCGTGCGAGGCGTGCAGCTCGGGGTTGTTTGCCGTGTCCAGAAGCTCTATCACCAGATTCCGGGTCAATAGTTGCGTCACAAACGGATGCTGGAGGAAACGGAGAAAGAAATGTatatttagaagaaaatcagCCAATTAGATTGGATTAAACTCGCTCACCTGAAGCAGCGTCTCGGCCGACGGCCTCTTCCGAGGGTTTTTAATGAGCGCCATTTTCACGAAGCTTTGAAAGGCCGCCGACCtacgagagaaaaaagcatTCGACCTCGGGAGCGGCGGCGGTTAGGGGGTTCAACTCaccatttgtgtttttccttgAGTTTGGGCGGTTGGAACGCGCTCTTGGACATTAGCATCAATGCCCTGCGGCAATGGAGCGGGATTGGCAAAAAATATGGCCGCCAAGGACGGAAGGACGCCGCCTCGCACTTACCTCATGGGGTGAAGGTCAAACATGGGCGGCTGGAGCTCGGCCAGCTCGATGGCCGTGATCCCCAAGGCCCAGATGTCGCACAGGTGGTTGTAGCCGCCCTTCTTTTCCACCGCCGCCACCTCTGGGGCCATCCTACCAACACAATAAATTAACTAAATTAATCCTCTTGACAAATCggctgtggagtatggaatgtattcttatgcgttttattagtcaattggtttatttagtgtagtcactagaatagaattttgcatagcctagtggaaatttccgtccgtgacacctatgagtaaGGGgtgcgtcatctaccatgacacgcccatttctttgttcacattttcccgcctaaagtttgtatctGTGTCACATgatctttgtcaataaaactagcgGCTCTGTTGGAGGCAGGCGGGgattcaaactggtcaggctggagTATAGACACATCTACTGGCGCTGGCtactctgactccctccttcagctgaagctagataaaactcatcacggCTGACTccgtgtgcttcctctaattcgaagttattgaatgtatatGGATTAGATCCGACATTttttggtgccgaaacccgggaaagtcatttctgaattttcggaccgcggtggactgaaagccgagaattactgacgtcagctactcttaccTTGAAAGAGAGGGCAGTTTCGGTCGATCGCGGCCCGTTTGAAGAATGAACCCTCATCGGAAAAgaggaggcacaagagacggtaaggggctgtttaaaatgaatgtgTAGAACAAGGCTGGTGAAAATCCCATTTTTCCAATCGTGAAAAAGCCGACAAAAAACGCCCTATAAATAGGGgattcaaactggtcaggctggaggtTAGTACATCTACTGGCGCTGGCtactctgactccctccttcagctgaagctagttaAAACTCATCACGgctgactctgtgtgcttcctctaattcgaagttattgaatgtatatGGATTAGATCCCACATCGGTGACCCAAAAATTTGCCGTACGAGTATTGTCATGGTGGCATCCCTACAAATTACTGACCAGTAGGGCGTTCCGATGAAAGACTTCCTTTTGGCAACGGAGGCGCTGATCTCCGCCGCCACGCCGAAATCGGCTGCGAGGCAAATGGAGCGAATGAGCCGAGCGTACCGTACCATCGGGACGCCTTTCGGTCGCCGACCGACCCAGTTTGACGTCTCCGCGTTCCGTCAACAGGATGTTGGCGCCCTGTGTGTGGAGAACGTCTCGGTGTGAAGACGGGAAGACGGCGCGAAAGCGCTCGCCTCACCTTAATATCTCGGTGCATTTTCCCCGTTTCGTGCAGGTGATGCAATCCCTGCGGGAAGGAAACGCATCGCACCAGATGGTGAGCTTTATGgcactttcaaaataagatgtgattattattattattatttttacctgGAGGGTTTCTCTGGTCACATAGGCGATCTGTTTCTCCGTCAACGGACCGGTCACTTTTGGAAAACACAACAAAGCGAATGGAACGTGTTAAGAAAAACACCGGGCACTCGTACCGTGGTAGATATCTTGAAGGGAGCCTCCGCCGCAGAATTCCATGCAGATCCACAATTTGGTGTTCCTGCCGCGGAGGCAAAGCAAGCAGCTTTACAGGGATTTTGCGGCCGGGCCCGGTCGCGCGTACCTGTGGTAGCTACCGAAGTAGGCCACGATGTTCTTGTGCTTGCATTCCTTCATCATGGTGATTTCCTGCTGGATGGACGTGATGTCATCACCTGCGCCACAAAATCGCTCGGAGCTCAGAGATTTCTCTCCAAACGGAAAAACACCAACGTCGCTACTGACTGACATGCGTCCAGCTTGACGATCTTGACCGCGGCCAGTTGGGAGGTGCGGAGGTTCCGAGCCTGGGCGAGGGGGGGACGGAAAACGCAGACCAGTCAAAACATCTCCGAGGACGCATTTTCCAAAGTTGCTTTTTGGAAAATCACGGCCACGCGAACATAGTAACAGACACGGATGCAAACTCCGGCATCCGCGTCAAAGGCACGTCAACTTCCTGTTTTCCTTCCTGTTTGAAAAGCACTCTTCCTGTAACTCATAATAGAGTTGCCACCTCACCCGAATAGCGCCGTTCTTTGATACGCGTTCTGCAACGATCGATACAGAGCGGCGACCAATCCTATCCGCAAAAAGAAATCTGCCAATGAAATCTGTCACGTTTCTGGACCTCAGCCTCGCCAATCCCTCCCCCACCCACATTTTGACCTCCCACCCAAGCGAAAGCGGGCCATTGTCTTGGACTGGTCGCCATTGGTGCGAGGGGAAGAGAGTGACATTTCATGAATGTCCCTACAGTCATTCTACTACTCGTAACATCTGCATTCCTCAAGTCGGGAGAAACTGGTCTAATAGTTTGAAATGTTTGAACTTTAACTGAAAACACTGAAATGGAACTAAAATTTGAGAGTAGAATCGCATTTTTGGACCGTCATTGTTGATTATTCTTTGCGCAGGAAAATGCAAATCCTGTTCCACAACAAGTTTGGCACTGCCGCATATTTTGGCACAAAGCCCGAATTGGAAACTCACCTTGAAGACTTCGCCGTAGGTGCCGCACCCGATCCTGTGGAGGAGCTCGTAGTCGTCCAAAGGGTCGAGGAAGGACACCCCGATCCGGTCCATGTCTCCTCGCTGCTGCTCGGGTGTTGCGCTTTATTCTAGGCGGCACTCATCACTTTGCCGCTCGACTGGGAGGACAAAGAACGGCGATTGGACACCTCCCACCCTtcgaagagagagagagagagcaaaaaatGACTTAAAGAAACAAGCGCACGTTTGGAAGACGATAACAAGCATCGTCCACGGGTGCCAACATTACCTCATAATTAGGGAGGTTGTCGTAAATGGGAAAATAAAAGTAGAGTTACTGTGTGGTCAAATCACTAGAGTGAATTCCAGTACAAAACATGAATTCAGATTAGCCTCCGTTTCTTGGTCTTTATTACttgttaatacaaaaaaaaacaccaaatgaaATGCCACAACACTTGTGACCCGTTTCCGTGCCAAGCGTGCGTGGTCTTCCCGACGAAACGGACTAAAAGGCCtcatctaaaaacaaaaaaaacgcaaagtaagGCAACATCGAGCTAGCAAGAAAGAAGCTAATCTTAACATGGACGTGGACAATGTTACACAGTAACTATACTAAATGGACTTTCACAGCTTTCCGTCTTTTCAACATGAGACAAAGGGAATCGACGTCATTGCTTTGGTTTTGGTTCGAGTCACTTTTTTCAGACCACGTCGTGGACGAGAGGACCCCGTCGGTGGTTTCGGCGCTTTTGGGGACGCGGCTCCACTGTAAAGCAATCTTTGCGTTGACTTGGTAGCACTTGGTGAGAGCTTTTGGGGACGCAGGACTAAAAGGAATCGCGGGTGACCTTCACAGCCGGGTTTTGTGGCCCTAAAGCGACTTGCGCTGTCTCTTCATGAAGGACATGGAGTAGTCGCCGGGCGGCGTGCTCTTCTGACGCTTCATCTGGACCTGAGACTGAGCGGTGAGCTGCAGCTTGATGGCGCTGGAGTTCACCTTGGCGGCGCGCAGGAGCTCCTTCATGCCTTTCATCTTCTCGCTCTGGAAGACCACCACGGGGGCGGCCTGGCGGGGCGGCGGTGAGACCGCCCGCGACGGGGAGGCCGCCCCGGCTTCGGGAGACTTGGGCTTGCCCTCGGAGCGGCGCCGGCCGCCACCCTCGCCGACCTTCCTGGGCTGGGCGCCGGCCGTCTGTGAGGCGGGCGACGCGGGGGCGGCCGGGAGGGGCGAGTTCTGCTCCTCCGGCGGCTTGGACTCCCTGCGGGGACCTCGGCGGCGGCCCTCCCAGGGATCCTCGCTGGACGCGTCGTCCTCGTCCGGGCACTCTGGCTCTTTGGTGATGATGGAGACTTTCTGTCGGACCTACGGCGCACGCCGGCGTCAGCGTCTTGCGGCGCCGACGGCCGCCGGGTGGCTTTCTCACCTGCCCCTCGAAGCGGCTCAGGGATTGGACCAAGTAGGTGGCCCAGCCCACGTGCAGCACCGGCGTGGGGCTGCCCTCCTCCCACTTGCAGATGCCGTCGTAGAAACACAGCAGGTGTGCGAAGCATTCCGGGTCCCGCAGCGCCGAGAGGGCCGcctcctgctgctgctgcttagGCTCCTCCTACCACGCGCAAACAGCACGTGACGCACGACTGGACATTCGGGGATGGCCGCGACGGAGGACTTCTCACCGCTCCACCGCCGTCCAAGTCTTCGGCGACGGACGTTTCCTTGAGCAGGTTGGGAATGACGTCGTTGGCGATGTCAAAGAACTCTTTGTAGATCTCCTCGTCCTCGCGGAAGTAGTTAAAGCTGCAAAAAACGCAGACGGCGGTCACGTCACGAGCGTAAAAAGCGGAGGCCACCTGCGCCCCGAAAAACTGGCCACGTACTCCTGCATGACTTGGGCGGCGTCGGCCCAGGCCCTCAGCGCGTCCCGCACGTTCCGGTGGCGGTAGTGGAAGCCCGCCAAGTACATGTAGGGGTAGATGTGCTCGTTGTTGTAATGTTTCTGGGCCGAAGTCACGGCCTGGGGAGATGACGGAGAGAAAACAAAGAACATTAGCGTGAAGTGGCGCATCCCCCGGGAGACCCCAAAGCGACCTTTCGGTGGATTTCCAGCGGGCTTTCCTTGCCGGGAATGGGATCTTGGTCCTCCAGGTCCGCCAGAGTCCCCATGGCCATAGGATACCTGCCGCCAAGTACACGAGAGGTTTGGACGTCGAAAGGTTTGGACGCCTCCGACGCTGGCACACTTACCTGTCCAGGTCGCCTCTTTCGTAGAGCAACCACAGCAGTTTCTGCGAATAGAAAACGGAGATCAGGATTCGGAGTCGAGAGCGTTTGCGAGGGTCTTCTCGAACGCTCGCCTGCTGAAGCTGCAGGAGCTCCGAGCTGTCGGTGTGGAGGTCCAGCGAGGGGTTGATGGCGCACACCATGAAGGCAACCTCCATGTTGCGGTCACATTTCATGTAGGAGCCTTTAAGGTACAGCCAACTCTGGAGGGGTCAAAACAATTCAATCGGCTATTTGCATTGGCCCGTCGACGCCACAAGAGGGCAACAAAGCGCTCCGTTCATCTAAATAGCTGTCATCGACTCCTTTCCCAAACCTTACCTTTTCGTTGACTCCAGGCGCCACCGTCTGTCCCCGCCGGTCCTCGTTGCCCTTGCCGTGCCAGGTGACCTCGGCCGTCTCGTCGCCGTCTTTGCCGAAGATGACCCAGGCGTGGTCTTCGGACAACGCCAGGTGCACGTCCTTCAAGGCCAGAACCTGGCAGGCCGCCACCACGGCGAAAGCCACGCCCGAGCTGTCCAATTTGGTCCCTTGGTGGAACACGTGGCGGTTTCTCGGGATTTCCTTTAAACGAGTCGGTCGTTTCGGCGTGGCCGGCTTAGCCGCTTACCGGTAATGAGGCTGAAGAGAGACTGGATGTGAGCGCGGTCTTTGAAGTAAGAGCGACTGAGGCTGTTCCAGATAACGTCCGAGACTTTCTTCACCAACTCTCGACTCGAGCCCGCCGGCGTCCGCCTGTACTGGGACAGGTCCACGGCCCCGCGGATCTGCGCCGTGAAGCGCTCGTACAGCGCCGAGATGGTGCCCAACTCCACGGTGGGGAAACAGGAGTTGGGAGAGTCGGGCTCCAGCGGCTCGAATCGCACGCCGGCAACGTTGACGGGGACCACGCGGTTCACGGCCAGGAAGTGCTCCACGAAACCCAGGACCAGGGAGAGGAGCGCCAGGTCAGGCTCGGTCTTGCGGAGCTCGGCGTCAAAGAGCTGGACCACCCCGTCGATCCCCCGCAAGGGGAAGTGCTTCTTCTGGGACGAATGCAAGCCCATCGTGTCCTCAAAGGTCGTCTTCGCCTGCGGTAACGATTGTGACaaaacattttgcaaacaaaATTCATTCTCAGTGTCGGGACATTTCAAAGgtagcataatattttcatcctTATTGAGTGAGTCATTCTCACGGGGAATTCTTGCGTCATTTCCTGCTGAAATTGCATGTTCTAACAGACAAATGACAGTAAATATGAATGGGTGGGCGGGGCACACCAAGACACACGCACATATACACAATAAAAgctaagctaacgttagcatttgGCGCTTCAATGGAACCGGCGCTACGCTAAATGCCACTTACaattttgaataaaatgaacaatttcGACCTTTTGGAGTTGTACCGGAGAGTCTATTAAGCAAACGGAGACGTAGTACCCATAAAAAAAGCGACTGGAACTGACCGGCAACTGGGTGCGACATGCTACAAGCGGCTAGTTAGCACAACCGGATTAATTTCGAATTAGAAAGGTAGTCTCGCGGAAAATTGCCGCACCTAAGTAAGGTTTATAATACTGAATAATAGAATAAGACTCGACGTAGAACGGGCCACTTACCCGGTTGAGCTCAGCAAGAAGCCGGCCACATGTTCGTGTGTTTATTGTGTTCCACTTGTTTTACCGCGCGCTTCTATCTGCCCCGAAAGTCGCACAGCTGACGTAATCGCGCCTTTTACGTAAATTTACGTCATGGGAAGGCTACTTCACGTACTGGGAACAGCGTTGGAAAAGCAGGATTTAATGTTGCTTTCACAGCCGGGATGGCATGAATTGAACGATACGATCAATTCGATGCTATTAATAGTAATTTACGTCAAAATTATTTTCCCCGAGAGGCTAGTTACAAGTCAGTATTTTACATTACCGTGTGGACATTATAACATTTATATTGcctctatatataatatatatagaaGCAATATAAATGTTATATTGACCACAcggtaatattatatatatatatatatatatatatatatatatatatatatatataatatcagtTTCATGGAAAATTAATATTTGAGCCAATCTGTCattgtgaaatatttaaaaataaaccagtCTTCATTTGCAGATTTTCAGTATCATTTGATATATATATCTAGaatagtttttttccactttgtggcagataatcaaataaatcataaattggGGAAATGGTTCATTAAATTGTGGAGGTTGGCTAAATGTTTTGATCTGATCTGGGATATGAAGATCAAGCTGAACAGAATAAAGTGCACGTTTAACAAGTAGAAGAATACATCAAAAGACGCTTGTAGTAGAAAATTGCAGCATTTCTTACCTTGTTCGTGACTTTCGTTGTGCAGCCTGCCCCGAGTGCAAAAAAATCAGCCAAAAAACCTCGAAAAAACTCATTTCTTACGGACTTCTGTTCATGTAATCCATCAAACGTCAATCAGTTGTTTTTACTGTAAACTCCCCCATTTAGATCATGCGATAAAACGCCAAAAAACAgtttacaaacaaaagaaagcacGACAAACAAATTCGTTACTCACTTCTTGTTCCGCTCCCAGTTCCACTTCTGGGTCGCTGGTGCCAGTGTGAACCTAGGTTTCCCTCTGACGTCATTTCAGGAATGCCCACGATAACGCGCCTGCGCAAACGACATATTACGTATAAATAAAGCGACAAAAGCAGACGTAAACAAATCCTGCTTGTACTTTGTTTCCCCGATTTCGCTTCCAAATAATTCGAACGGTTTATTGCTTTTCAACAATTGAGCCACGTGAAATGACTTTCCTTCCAATCGCCCTCTTCTTTTACGAAAGTTTCCCACTTTAATGAACACATTATTTAACGTGTACATATGTAGTTACTAACAGCCTTCATATACTTTTGCGTGACTTAACCCATCTTCCAAACATCTCTGACAGGCTTTTTCTTGGCCAGCAACATAACCATTTTCCATTTCATCTTCGTTTTGAAGATAAATTAAATATTGAAACAAGATTTCagaatttagatatattttttattattcagaTTAGTGACAGTGCAAGCAATAGGCAGGAAAGTTGaggaatgtttttgtttgttgccgTATGAAGAGTGATTGTTTTGGAGCCTTTATTTTGGTATAATTGGACATCCGTTTTGATTTAAGAAATTAAGACGCGTAAACATGGGCATTCATGATTGTGCACTGGACTACATTATAAACAAATtgatatatgattcagatatttcttaggtcagcagagaaagccttgaatgccctgacggcacaccactgtaatatatatatattttttaataaaagcaacATGGGAAAGAACGCTTGCaatggttctttttttaaaggaatacgACGCTACCTTGTGGTCAATGCACCTCattgaaaatacttttttatctTTATACAGACAAATTGAAGCTCTTAAATCCAAGTTTGTCAGAAGCATGTTTTACAAATAGATTCCTTTAATGGCATAAAGACATGACACACGTGTACATAAACTCCCTTATTAGACTGCAAATGCACccagtcacatttaaaaatacaaaaacacatgGGACATGCATTCATCGTTGTTGGCAAGTTAGCGACGTCCGCTTTGTCCAAAGTCAGTAGCAGATATACATTCACAAAAACAGCTGGGCTCCGAGTGCAATTAGTGCAGAAAATCGTAAAAGTGATGACAGCCAACTGATATCATAAattccaattgttttttttttaaactgatctTACCCGAGTCTTGAAAGCGTAAAGTCGGTAGTAATACACACACAAGGTCGAAGGGGCGACGGAGGACGGGAGATTTCTTGGACTCACAGCGCCTGGTAGCCGTCCGCCCTTCTCCGGCGGCCGAGGAGGtagaccaccaccaccaccaggatGAGAACCAGCAACGTCACACCTACCCCGATGGCCACGCTGTAGTTGGGTTGATCGGCCGCGCACTGGTCAGCTGAAATCCGGTGTTAAAAGTTACATTTCTATGAAAGTCTagtagaaaatttaaaaaaaatcctcatccaGGGTCTACTTACTGACACCAAACTCGTTACTCTTGGAGAAATTGAAGGCCTGCACGCGGTCGTCCTTCACGTCCAGATACAAGCCGTTGCCCATGTAAAAAGAATCGCTGCGGCACGAATACGAGTGGCCGAGCTTAGCGGAGAGGACGCGAAGTGAATTGTTGCTAGCGGAAAACCGCGAGCTTGCTGCAAAAGATGAAGCGgggataaataaaaattaataaatgacaaCCCGGTTTCGAGGCTTAAAattggactgacctggactcAGAGGGTAATTCAGACGGAACGTCAAAGTGTCGACGTAGCCGATGCTATCCTCCGTACtctatagaaaaataaaacattttaaaaagcagtATTTTAATATTGATCAAACAATCGCAGTGATTGTGCGATTAATATTCAATCATTGACTAGGTGGCTTGTGATTGATTGGAGGCATTTAGTAGTGCTTGTCAGGGCCATTGTATCATCACATCTGCTTGGGAGCCAATAAGAAGATCCCATTGTGGTTTGGTACCATCAGATGCACTTAGATTATTttaggtgcatttttttttaattgatggtGGTGTTTGTGCGGGTGAGGCAGTGTGAAACACATCATCACATGTcctgacaaaaaaagagaaacaggCTTGTCGAGTCCACTTCCTCTTTCGAGCCATTTTTCACCCGTGACCAAAATCACATGACCTACAGTCAAATCTATGATAAAGCTagtaaatgaaaaaatgtcaatcagCTGTCATTTTTAAAGCTGGATTTTGGAGAGTTGGCGGTAAAAAGCAAACCTTGTTGAACAAGAAAGTGATGAAACCCTCCGGGAAGACCAGCGTGAGGTTGCTCCTGCT is drawn from Stigmatopora argus isolate UIUO_Sarg chromosome 20, RoL_Sarg_1.0, whole genome shotgun sequence and contains these coding sequences:
- the men1 gene encoding menin — encoded protein: MGLHSSQKKHFPLRGIDGVVQLFDAELRKTEPDLALLSLVLGFVEHFLAVNRVVPVNVAGVRFEPLEPDSPNSCFPTVELGTISALYERFTAQIRGAVDLSQYRRTPAGSSRELVKKVSDVIWNSLSRSYFKDRAHIQSLFSLITGTKLDSSGVAFAVVAACQVLALKDVHLALSEDHAWVIFGKDGDETAEVTWHGKGNEDRRGQTVAPGVNEKSWLYLKGSYMKCDRNMEVAFMVCAINPSLDLHTDSSELLQLQQKLLWLLYERGDLDRYPMAMGTLADLEDQDPIPGKESPLEIHRKAVTSAQKHYNNEHIYPYMYLAGFHYRHRNVRDALRAWADAAQVMQDFNYFREDEEIYKEFFDIANDVIPNLLKETSVAEDLDGGGAEEPKQQQQEAALSALRDPECFAHLLCFYDGICKWEEGSPTPVLHVGWATYLVQSLSRFEGQVRQKVSIITKEPECPDEDDASSEDPWEGRRRGPRRESKPPEEQNSPLPAAPASPASQTAGAQPRKVGEGGGRRRSEGKPKSPEAGAASPSRAVSPPPRQAAPVVVFQSEKMKGMKELLRAAKVNSSAIKLQLTAQSQVQMKRQKSTPPGDYSMSFMKRQRKSL